One Bartonella tribocorum CIP 105476 genomic window carries:
- a CDS encoding glycoside hydrolase family 19 protein, with the protein MISIDASFLHQLAPKLTHHARQDFIIVEMARVLPKALSYGELTTHLRIAHFLSQCAHESDGFFTLREYASGRAYEGRRDLGNVNPGDGVHFKGRGLIQLTGRNNYRRFTKFWRLIDEQAVDCEAFPEVLEKFPAALWSAVWFWQMKGLNKLADRDDVVGITKAINGGRNGLVHRLTYLNRAKKLLGIGGEVEA; encoded by the coding sequence ATGATTTCAATAGATGCCTCTTTTCTTCATCAACTTGCGCCTAAACTGACGCATCATGCGCGCCAAGATTTTATTATTGTTGAAATGGCACGCGTGTTGCCTAAAGCTTTATCTTATGGGGAACTCACGACGCATTTGCGTATTGCACATTTTTTAAGCCAATGTGCGCATGAGAGTGATGGCTTTTTTACCCTGCGTGAATATGCCTCAGGGCGCGCTTATGAGGGGCGGCGTGATTTAGGTAATGTCAACCCTGGTGATGGGGTGCATTTTAAGGGGCGTGGTTTGATCCAGTTGACGGGGCGCAATAATTACCGTCGTTTTACGAAGTTTTGGCGCTTAATCGATGAACAAGCGGTTGATTGTGAAGCATTTCCAGAAGTGCTGGAAAAGTTTCCTGCAGCCCTTTGGTCGGCTGTTTGGTTTTGGCAGATGAAAGGCTTAAATAAGCTTGCTGATCGAGATGATGTCGTGGGGATTACCAAGGCAATTAATGGGGGAAGAAATGGACTTGTGCACCGCTTGACCTATTTGAACCGCGCCAAAAAGCTTTTGGGGATTGGAGGCGAGGTGGAAGCATGA
- a CDS encoding phage protease, with the protein MEQEFHEDQKDGDAQTFYDETFHAALIDLCPDVLCQDISFEDATISQAPEWVELLPKAPHVKARDGRQWHYNPQTILKAFAANKGPLVIDYEHGQHHRARNGLEAPASGWIEELAERDGAIWGRVKWTDMATKKIIAREYRYLSPEFRHSKKGEILNLAGAGLVNRPALVMTALSREQPKIPPITLTEKMMDLTAIASALSLAEDAKADEVLATLKAREKERVELCTQLKKAREDLALLQEEQKNSAIESLLDKTIEEGKILPAARAEYRALCSLEGGMEHFKSLIEKLPALASTSPLEVCALAQEPKLAPEEVAVAARHYQEEQKKKGFDITISQAVDHICEQKERPL; encoded by the coding sequence ATGGAACAGGAATTTCACGAAGATCAAAAAGATGGGGATGCCCAGACATTTTATGATGAGACATTTCATGCTGCGTTAATAGATCTCTGTCCAGACGTTTTATGCCAAGACATTTCATTTGAAGACGCCACCATTAGCCAAGCGCCTGAGTGGGTAGAGTTGTTGCCCAAAGCGCCCCATGTGAAGGCACGTGATGGACGACAATGGCATTATAATCCGCAAACTATTTTAAAAGCCTTTGCAGCCAATAAAGGACCGCTTGTGATTGATTATGAGCATGGACAACATCACCGTGCGAGAAATGGCTTGGAAGCGCCGGCAAGCGGCTGGATTGAAGAATTAGCAGAGCGGGATGGTGCGATTTGGGGACGGGTTAAATGGACAGATATGGCTACCAAAAAAATTATTGCTCGAGAATATCGCTATCTTTCGCCTGAGTTTCGCCATTCCAAGAAAGGTGAAATTTTAAATTTAGCCGGTGCTGGACTGGTCAATCGTCCAGCCCTTGTGATGACGGCTTTAAGCCGTGAACAGCCCAAAATACCCCCTATAACTTTGACGGAGAAAATGATGGATTTGACAGCCATTGCCAGTGCACTATCGTTGGCAGAAGATGCTAAAGCGGATGAGGTTTTAGCAACGCTTAAAGCGCGCGAAAAGGAACGCGTGGAACTTTGCACCCAATTAAAAAAAGCGCGAGAAGATTTAGCGCTTTTGCAAGAAGAGCAAAAAAACAGTGCCATTGAGAGTCTTTTAGACAAGACCATTGAAGAGGGCAAGATTTTGCCGGCAGCCCGCGCAGAATATCGTGCGCTCTGTAGCCTTGAAGGGGGGATGGAGCATTTTAAAAGTTTGATAGAAAAATTGCCGGCGCTTGCCTCAACAAGCCCTCTAGAAGTGTGTGCCTTAGCACAAGAACCAAAGCTTGCGCCAGAAGAGGTTGCTGTTGCGGCACGTCATTATCAGGAAGAGCAGAAGAAAAAAGGCTTCGACATCACTATTAGCCAAGCGGTCGATCATATTTGTGAACAAAAGGAGCGCCCATTATGA
- a CDS encoding DUF2190 family protein — MSTMILIKSFRAAGEISPYCIVAARTEGMVATASGKGDKLLGTAGSLSAKAGEMLDVGQCGWGEVICGGNVSFGDFLTSDPKGHAIKAEAADRTIGIAMSDGSAGDVISFKIN; from the coding sequence ATGAGTACGATGATTTTGATTAAATCTTTTCGCGCTGCTGGGGAAATTTCACCTTATTGCATTGTTGCAGCACGAACTGAGGGAATGGTGGCAACGGCTTCTGGAAAGGGTGATAAATTATTAGGCACTGCCGGCTCTTTGAGTGCAAAGGCTGGTGAGATGCTTGATGTTGGTCAATGTGGCTGGGGCGAAGTGATCTGTGGGGGCAATGTTTCCTTTGGTGATTTTTTGACCTCTGACCCCAAAGGGCACGCCATAAAGGCAGAAGCAGCAGACCGCACCATTGGTATTGCCATGAGTGATGGCTCTGCTGGTGATGTTATTTCTTTTAAAATTAATTAA
- a CDS encoding helix-turn-helix domain-containing protein, translated as MQEEIYSDFPALLREIADVAGSEAAWNMMRAFGGREVYIPGRLENADWLIEIVGFEEAEQLINHFCFNGSGVRLLIPLGRDAERRQKMMQALQKGWSVDAAAAVSGMHVRTAYRLKKRISSKEPQGLLFPEFYEY; from the coding sequence ATGCAAGAGGAAATCTATAGCGATTTTCCTGCCTTATTGCGTGAAATAGCTGATGTTGCGGGCAGTGAAGCAGCATGGAATATGATGCGTGCTTTTGGCGGACGAGAAGTTTATATCCCTGGGCGTCTTGAGAATGCGGATTGGTTGATTGAAATTGTTGGGTTTGAAGAGGCGGAGCAATTGATCAACCATTTTTGTTTTAATGGTTCGGGTGTGCGCCTTCTTATCCCCCTTGGTAGAGATGCTGAACGGCGGCAAAAAATGATGCAAGCGCTGCAAAAAGGCTGGTCGGTAGATGCTGCAGCAGCAGTTTCTGGTATGCATGTGCGTACAGCCTATCGCTTAAAGAAGAGAATTTCTTCAAAAGAGCCCCAAGGTTTATTATTTCCAGAGTTTTATGAGTATTGA
- a CDS encoding DUF2730 family protein, with translation MNLDISVANGWLSLLLSIVAICGVLKAYFSSGAREMLKDITVLKERVQKLETEMDFLPDRDALQRLEVNMEKLNGRLNTLSAQLQPVAAIGERLQEFLLENAKK, from the coding sequence GTGAATTTAGATATTAGTGTGGCCAATGGTTGGTTGTCTTTGTTGTTATCCATTGTTGCCATTTGTGGGGTTTTAAAAGCTTATTTTTCTTCTGGTGCGCGGGAAATGTTGAAAGACATCACGGTGCTTAAAGAGCGTGTGCAAAAGTTAGAGACAGAGATGGATTTTTTGCCTGATCGTGATGCGCTGCAAAGGCTGGAAGTGAATATGGAGAAATTGAATGGTCGCCTCAATACGCTTTCTGCCCAATTACAACCGGTGGCAGCCATTGGTGAGCGCTTACAAGAATTTTTGTTGGAGAATGCCAAGAAATGA
- a CDS encoding phage virion morphogenesis protein translates to MSVSTHIEIKETGLEAALSFLQKGADSSMGTLAQGVGRLIQESTRRRIQSEKTSPQGEKWKNNHARTSILFASGALSRSIDMKASPEKVMVGSGLVYARIHQLGGVIRPKNGKTLRFFLKSSKAQRFVCVPQVTMPARPYLGLSEQNKVEIVKAAEDWLGRIFS, encoded by the coding sequence ATGTCTGTTTCAACCCATATTGAGATTAAAGAGACAGGGCTTGAAGCGGCCTTATCCTTTTTACAAAAGGGAGCTGATAGCTCGATGGGGACTTTAGCACAAGGGGTTGGACGCCTCATTCAAGAGAGCACAAGGCGGCGGATTCAAAGTGAAAAAACCTCTCCCCAAGGAGAAAAGTGGAAAAACAATCATGCCCGTACCTCCATTCTTTTTGCCAGTGGGGCGCTCTCACGCTCCATTGATATGAAAGCTTCACCAGAAAAGGTGATGGTGGGGAGTGGGTTGGTTTATGCGCGGATTCATCAATTGGGTGGGGTTATTCGCCCCAAAAATGGCAAAACCCTTCGCTTTTTTCTGAAAAGCAGCAAAGCACAGCGTTTTGTGTGTGTGCCGCAAGTGACCATGCCGGCGCGCCCTTATTTGGGGCTTTCAGAGCAAAATAAAGTGGAAATTGTCAAAGCAGCAGAGGATTGGTTGGGAAGGATCTTTTCGTGA
- a CDS encoding phage protein Gp27 family protein, which yields MRKVGRGRLTAIDLLPQACDQIIAEAAEALNGREKTQKAIYDEFKAALKALKKETGLNFSIPSFSSFNRYSLRLAVMSRRLEQTREIAASLSQRFDAKASDNITLLTAAAIKELIFSTLSSGKSLSPKAAQELANALKGVLAAEHLSTTRRQRLEKDFTQKASKAVDAAAAAAGLSEERARAIRAQVLGVKHG from the coding sequence ATGCGCAAGGTCGGGCGTGGACGCTTAACGGCGATTGATTTATTGCCGCAAGCTTGTGATCAAATTATTGCAGAGGCGGCTGAGGCTTTAAATGGGCGTGAAAAGACGCAAAAAGCCATTTATGATGAATTTAAAGCGGCTTTGAAGGCTTTAAAAAAAGAAACGGGTCTCAATTTTTCTATTCCCTCCTTTTCCAGTTTTAATCGTTATTCTTTGCGTTTGGCTGTGATGTCAAGGCGCTTGGAGCAAACCCGTGAAATTGCCGCAAGCCTTTCGCAACGCTTTGATGCCAAGGCTTCTGATAATATTACTCTGTTGACGGCCGCCGCGATTAAAGAGCTTATTTTTTCCACGTTGAGCAGTGGAAAAAGCCTTTCACCAAAGGCAGCCCAAGAATTGGCCAATGCGCTTAAAGGGGTTTTGGCGGCTGAACATTTGTCGACCACCAGACGGCAAAGATTAGAAAAGGATTTTACCCAAAAAGCAAGCAAAGCGGTTGACGCTGCAGCGGCAGCGGCGGGGCTTTCAGAAGAGCGTGCGCGGGCTATTCGTGCGCAGGTGTTGGGGGTAAAACATGGCTGA
- a CDS encoding phage minor head protein, with protein MDEELFKTAPKEVTRYFEAKALVPSFDWRDIAPEEHAFSFTVAKSVGYDILEDFKQAVGEAIKHQVPFQEFQKNLMPILQEKGWWGKKLARDPKTGEKSVVQLGSPRRLETVYWANTMSAHAAGEWERTQNNKEFLPYLTYALSSSEHKRLEHESWVGFTAPVDDPIWDWLYPPNGWRCKCSVRQVSRYEADNLGYEEGAAPPHVETRVWRNKRTGRVEKIPKGIDPGWHLNPGKHRAQNLSNFLSDKIDAMGDNQKRIAIEDIVGSPLLEAMFEGHMPRGFIPIAPMIQKVRDVFAAEDSLIRLSSDSVKHILLEHQARALHLEDFRGAIQTLIRPHGVIRRKDTQGVMFFGESGGAWWRFVVKWVASKQEWWLTSMHKKSSREIGRLLDAAEKKDERLL; from the coding sequence ATGGATGAGGAACTTTTTAAAACGGCCCCTAAAGAGGTGACCCGTTATTTTGAAGCCAAAGCGCTTGTTCCAAGTTTTGATTGGCGGGATATAGCACCAGAAGAACATGCCTTTTCCTTTACGGTGGCAAAATCGGTAGGCTATGATATTTTAGAGGATTTTAAGCAAGCGGTTGGAGAAGCGATAAAGCATCAAGTTCCTTTTCAAGAGTTTCAAAAAAATTTAATGCCGATTTTGCAGGAAAAAGGGTGGTGGGGGAAAAAATTAGCGCGTGATCCGAAAACGGGTGAAAAGAGTGTGGTGCAATTGGGCAGCCCGCGGCGCTTAGAAACGGTTTATTGGGCCAATACCATGAGTGCGCATGCGGCAGGTGAGTGGGAGCGCACACAAAATAATAAAGAATTTTTGCCTTATCTCACCTATGCGTTGTCGAGTTCAGAACATAAGCGTTTGGAACATGAAAGTTGGGTGGGGTTTACGGCACCTGTTGATGATCCCATTTGGGATTGGCTTTATCCACCCAATGGCTGGCGGTGTAAATGCAGTGTGCGACAGGTAAGCCGTTATGAAGCAGACAATTTAGGCTATGAAGAGGGGGCAGCGCCACCCCATGTGGAGACGCGGGTTTGGCGCAATAAGCGGACGGGGCGCGTTGAAAAGATACCAAAGGGGATTGATCCTGGTTGGCATTTGAATCCTGGAAAACATCGTGCGCAAAATTTAAGCAATTTTTTGAGTGATAAAATTGACGCCATGGGGGACAATCAGAAACGCATTGCCATTGAAGATATTGTGGGCTCACCCCTTTTGGAAGCCATGTTTGAAGGACATATGCCACGTGGATTTATTCCCATTGCCCCCATGATCCAAAAGGTGCGTGATGTTTTTGCAGCGGAGGACTCTCTTATTCGCTTATCTTCAGACAGCGTAAAACATATTTTGTTAGAGCATCAAGCACGAGCTCTTCACTTGGAGGATTTTCGTGGTGCCATTCAAACACTCATTCGCCCCCATGGCGTTATCAGACGCAAAGATACGCAGGGTGTTATGTTTTTTGGTGAAAGTGGTGGGGCATGGTGGCGCTTTGTGGTCAAATGGGTAGCAAGCAAACAAGAATGGTGGTTGACCTCCATGCATAAAAAGAGCTCTAGAGAAATTGGACGCTTATTGGATGCGGCTGAAAAGAAGGATGAACGGTTGTTGTAA
- a CDS encoding gp436 family protein produces MAYASKTLIEELWGDDFLKDLCAFDDENSDPVLLDQAIALALNQASGEIDVHLSHRYCVPIVGQPAALSMICVNIAVYNLAIRHTALTTTIEDRYKQAVDLLKRIAEGKAGLGGDEPKIMSEDGPVRDGAFFTAKPRLMGR; encoded by the coding sequence ATGGCGTATGCAAGCAAAACATTGATTGAAGAGCTCTGGGGTGATGATTTCTTAAAAGACTTATGTGCTTTTGATGATGAGAATTCTGATCCAGTGCTTTTAGATCAAGCTATTGCCCTTGCTCTAAACCAAGCAAGTGGTGAGATTGATGTGCATTTGTCTCATCGCTACTGTGTCCCCATTGTTGGACAGCCGGCGGCTCTCAGCATGATTTGTGTCAATATTGCTGTTTATAATTTAGCCATACGCCATACGGCACTGACCACCACCATTGAAGATCGTTACAAACAGGCGGTTGATTTGCTGAAACGCATTGCGGAAGGCAAGGCGGGTTTGGGGGGCGATGAGCCTAAAATTATGAGCGAAGATGGTCCCGTGCGTGATGGGGCTTTTTTTACTGCTAAACCGCGTTTGATGGGAAGGTAA
- a CDS encoding regulatory protein GemA — protein MSLAVLHMGKRALGLDDETYRALLYRLTGKQSAKDLNFSEKHLVIAEMKAFGFKPNGKRLEGKYAKKLQALWIAGWNLGIIRDRSDKALLAFVKRQTGIDHIRFLRDSDDACRAIEALKGWLQREGGVDWRGKNREDSWRKKPSISILCAQWKCLNPDAMFELGAFHQSVMALSGKALGEMSGGDFREVMNVWGRKIRKGVKSEG, from the coding sequence ATGTCTTTAGCTGTCCTTCATATGGGAAAACGCGCGTTAGGTCTTGATGATGAGACCTATCGCGCACTGCTCTATCGCTTGACAGGCAAGCAATCGGCGAAAGATTTGAATTTTTCAGAAAAGCACTTGGTTATCGCTGAAATGAAAGCGTTTGGTTTTAAGCCGAATGGGAAGCGTTTAGAGGGGAAATATGCTAAGAAGCTCCAGGCGCTCTGGATTGCTGGGTGGAATCTTGGCATTATTCGTGATCGTTCAGATAAGGCGTTGCTTGCCTTTGTGAAAAGACAGACAGGGATTGATCATATTCGTTTTTTACGCGATAGCGATGATGCATGCAGAGCCATTGAGGCGTTGAAAGGTTGGTTGCAGCGTGAGGGTGGGGTTGACTGGAGAGGGAAAAACCGCGAAGATTCATGGAGGAAGAAACCAAGCATTTCCATTTTGTGTGCCCAATGGAAGTGTTTGAATCCCGATGCTATGTTTGAGCTTGGGGCTTTTCATCAAAGTGTTATGGCGTTAAGTGGTAAAGCTTTGGGTGAGATGAGTGGGGGCGACTTTAGAGAAGTGATGAATGTTTGGGGGCGGAAAATCCGTAAAGGTGTTAAAAGCGAGGGGTAA
- a CDS encoding DUF935 domain-containing protein, producing MVQLLDQWGRALKIKGLEREVASPTIGGVRDVWSQTVVSGLTPAQLADILQQAARGAPEQFFQLADDMEERDLHYRAVLGMRKNALTGVEPGVIAASNSALDKKIADAVREVISAPTFVDDYVADLLDALGKGYAVVETLWDKSAKEWWPVAWKWRDQRFFQLDRRDGFHLRLKEEGSLYGSELPAYKFSIHRPKLKSGLPIRSGLARLAAWAFLFKSYTLKDWMAFLEVYGMPLRVGKYGASSSHEERRVLIQAVRDLSSDAAAIIPKEMEIEFIEAAGGSGNAVFAAKAEYLDRQISKGVLGQTMTTDDGSSFSQARIHENVRHDIARADARQLALTTNRDLIVPFVEINFGPQERTPLVYWPISENEDIKAISDALEKLVPLGLCVGAQEVRNKIGFSQPKKGEDVLKAPSLTADDAGQQKADVCADCGGVVDISVTRKQGEREQGVKHHDELDRLSEEALSDWEEDLEPLLEPFKKLVREAKSYEDILKGLDELLGEMDHHALAARLAKVQMIARGLGYHG from the coding sequence ATGGTACAACTTTTAGACCAATGGGGCAGGGCTCTTAAGATAAAGGGATTGGAACGGGAAGTTGCAAGCCCTACCATTGGGGGTGTTCGTGATGTGTGGTCACAAACTGTTGTGAGTGGTTTGACGCCTGCGCAACTTGCTGATATTTTGCAGCAGGCAGCAAGGGGGGCTCCAGAACAGTTTTTTCAACTTGCTGATGATATGGAAGAGCGCGATTTGCATTATCGTGCTGTGCTTGGCATGCGTAAAAATGCTCTCACAGGGGTGGAGCCTGGGGTGATTGCCGCAAGCAACAGTGCATTGGATAAAAAGATAGCGGATGCGGTGCGGGAAGTGATCAGTGCACCGACTTTTGTTGATGATTATGTGGCGGATTTGTTAGATGCTTTGGGAAAAGGCTATGCGGTTGTTGAAACTTTGTGGGACAAGAGTGCTAAGGAATGGTGGCCGGTTGCTTGGAAATGGCGTGACCAGCGGTTTTTTCAATTGGATCGGCGGGATGGCTTTCATTTGCGTTTAAAAGAAGAGGGGTCTTTGTATGGAAGTGAATTGCCTGCTTATAAATTTTCTATTCACAGACCCAAGCTTAAAAGCGGTTTGCCTATTCGTTCTGGACTTGCACGTCTTGCGGCTTGGGCTTTTCTCTTCAAGTCTTATACGCTGAAAGATTGGATGGCATTTTTAGAAGTTTATGGCATGCCTTTGCGTGTTGGTAAATATGGGGCAAGCTCTTCTCATGAGGAGCGGCGGGTTCTGATTCAAGCGGTACGTGATTTATCCAGTGATGCGGCGGCGATTATTCCCAAAGAGATGGAGATTGAGTTTATTGAAGCAGCAGGGGGCAGTGGCAATGCGGTTTTTGCCGCGAAGGCTGAATATTTAGATCGGCAGATTTCTAAAGGGGTATTGGGGCAAACCATGACGACAGACGATGGTTCGTCTTTTTCGCAAGCCCGCATTCATGAAAATGTACGCCATGATATTGCTAGAGCTGATGCACGCCAATTAGCCTTGACCACTAATCGTGATTTAATCGTTCCCTTTGTTGAGATTAATTTTGGACCCCAAGAGCGCACTCCGCTTGTCTATTGGCCGATTTCGGAAAATGAAGATATTAAAGCCATCAGTGATGCTTTGGAAAAACTTGTTCCTTTAGGATTGTGTGTGGGGGCGCAAGAAGTGCGCAATAAGATTGGCTTTTCGCAACCCAAAAAGGGAGAGGATGTTTTAAAGGCTCCTTCCCTTACAGCTGATGATGCCGGGCAACAAAAGGCAGATGTTTGTGCTGATTGTGGGGGTGTTGTTGATATTTCTGTGACAAGAAAGCAGGGCGAAAGAGAGCAGGGCGTGAAACATCACGACGAATTGGATCGGCTTTCTGAAGAAGCTTTAAGCGACTGGGAAGAGGATTTAGAACCCCTTTTAGAACCTTTTAAAAAGCTTGTGAGAGAGGCTAAAAGTTATGAGGATATCCTTAAAGGCTTAGATGAATTGTTGGGTGAGATGGATCATCATGCCTTGGCAGCACGCTTGGCAAAGGTGCAGATGATTGCACGTGGGTTGGGGTATCATGGATGA